One stretch of Cheilinus undulatus linkage group 5, ASM1832078v1, whole genome shotgun sequence DNA includes these proteins:
- the anxa1a gene encoding annexin A1a, protein MSLVSAFLQQTIYMGMPDDSISKNEGTVTAAPNFSPDGDAAVLDKAIKTKGVDENTIIEILVKRSNEQRQQIKEAYLRASGKPLDSALKSALKGDLEDVVLALLKTPAQYDAQLLKGAMKGIGTDEDTLIEIMASRTNREILDIKKAYKEEYKKDLEDDIKGDTSGDFRTALFELCKAGRTEGVCEQLIDSDARALYEAGEGRKGKDASVFIDILISRSGPHLRKVFERYSKYSKVDVAKAINLEMKGDIESCLTAVVKCAGSKPAFFAEKLHLAMKDKSPKKNLLTRIMVSRSEIDMKRIKDDYKKNYGKTLYQEILDDTKGDYEKILLALCGEN, encoded by the exons ATCAGTAAGAACGAGGGTACGGTGACCGCAGCACCCAACTTCAGCCCAGATGGAGATGCAGCAGTCTTGGATAAGGCCATCAAGACGAAAG GAGTGGATGAGAACACCATCATTGAAATTCTGGTGAAGAGAAGCAACGAGCAGAGGCAGCAAATCAAAGAGGCTTACCTGAGGGCCAGCGGCAAG CCTCTGGATTCAGCTCTTAAAAGTGCTCTGAAGGGCGATCTTGAGGATGTGGTGCTGGCTCTGCTTAAAACACCAGCACAGTATGATGCCCAGCTGCTGAAAGGAGCTATGAAG ggCATTGGAACAGATGAGGATACCCTGATAGAGATTATGGCTTCCAGGACCAACAGAGAGATCCTGGATATAAAGAAAGCCTACAAAGAAG AATACAAGAAGGATCTAGAGGACGACATCAAAGGTGACACAAGCGGAGATTTCAGGACTGCCCTCTTTGAACTGTGCAAG GCTGGCAGGACTGAAGGAGTCTGTGAGCAGCTGATCGACAGCGATGCCAGGGCGCTGTACGAGGCCGGAGAGGGGAGAAAGGGCAAAGACGCCTCTGTCTTCATTGACATCCTCATCTCCAGGAGCGGCCCTCATCTCCGCAAAG TGTTTGAGAGGTACTCAAAGTACAGCAAAGTGGATGTTGCCAAAGCCATCAACCTGGAGATGAAGGGAGATATAGAAAGTTGTCTCACTGCAGTAG TGAAGTGTGCTGGAAGCAAGCCAGCATTCTTTGCTGAGAAGCTCCACTTGGCCATGAAG GATAAAAGTCCCAAGAAAAATCTTCTGACTCGCATCATGGTGAGCCGCTCTGAAATCGACATGAAACGGATCAAGGACGACTACAAGAAAAACTATGGCAAAACCCTCTACCAGGAGATTCTT GATGACACCAAAGGAGACTACGAGAAGATCCTGCTTGCTCTTTGTGGGGAAAACTAA